One stretch of Marinobacterium iners DNA includes these proteins:
- the asnB gene encoding asparagine synthase (glutamine-hydrolyzing): MCGFLGGFYKEPKEESLVKRSLDLIQHRGPDHSSFFESVIGDGFLYLGHTRLSIIDLTDSADQPFHSRCGRYVLIFNGEIYNFKEIREELSGIGCYFDTDSDTEVLLHALMLWGVECLPRLIGMFSFVFYDQQQEKLLLVRDAFGIKPFFYSINDGEITFGSEIRALLSLKNVKARPNLQRTYDYLVHGDYDSTQESFIDGVFHLSPAHYFTFDLKTKTTTQPECWWQPAINTNENISFDEAVSQLRTLFLDSVRLHLRSDVPLGVALSGGIDSSAVVSAVRYLEPSLLIKTFSYIASDSRISEEKWVDLLNEKMGAKAHKVVANQDEMREDLDAMLLKQGEPFGGTSIYAQYRVFKLAKESGVTVTLDGQGADELLAGYSGYPGHRLLSIIENQGWLAAHRYARRWSQSPGRSYALAWQYLGRIKLPDTLYELARRKMGRDFQPAWLNIDYLSQRGVEFKEKRAPLKQENKGLRVKEALVNSLTGRGLSSLLRHGDRNSMAFSIESRVPFLTLPLAEFLLSLPENYLISDGGVTKHVFREAMRGIMPDSHLDRKDKIGFTTPESTWLLSMVDVIKDWISDAPELPFLDKSKLLKEFQKVVDGNKSFDGRVWRWVNYLRWCTLMDIS; encoded by the coding sequence ATGTGTGGCTTTCTAGGTGGTTTCTACAAAGAGCCTAAAGAAGAATCTTTGGTTAAACGATCGTTAGATTTAATTCAGCATCGCGGCCCTGATCATAGTTCATTTTTTGAGAGTGTGATTGGTGATGGTTTCTTATATTTGGGTCATACACGGCTTTCTATCATTGATTTAACAGATTCTGCAGACCAGCCATTTCATTCACGATGCGGTCGATATGTGCTGATATTCAATGGTGAAATATATAACTTTAAAGAGATTAGGGAAGAGTTAAGTGGTATTGGATGCTATTTTGATACTGACTCTGATACGGAGGTATTGTTACATGCGTTGATGTTATGGGGCGTTGAATGCTTGCCCAGGTTGATTGGAATGTTTTCATTCGTCTTTTACGATCAGCAACAAGAAAAATTGCTGCTTGTTCGAGATGCATTCGGAATCAAGCCGTTCTTTTACTCTATTAATGATGGTGAAATTACATTTGGTTCTGAGATTAGAGCGCTGCTTAGTCTGAAAAATGTAAAGGCGAGGCCTAATCTACAGCGTACATATGATTATTTAGTGCATGGCGACTACGACTCCACTCAAGAATCTTTTATAGACGGTGTGTTTCACTTATCACCTGCACACTATTTCACCTTTGATCTGAAAACAAAAACTACCACCCAGCCTGAGTGCTGGTGGCAGCCTGCGATCAATACAAATGAGAATATTAGTTTTGATGAAGCTGTTAGTCAGCTAAGAACATTATTCTTGGATAGTGTCAGACTACACCTGCGTAGTGATGTGCCACTTGGTGTGGCTTTGTCAGGTGGAATTGATTCTTCTGCGGTTGTTTCAGCTGTTCGCTATCTTGAACCAAGTCTTCTCATTAAAACTTTTAGTTATATCGCTAGTGATTCAAGAATTTCTGAGGAAAAGTGGGTTGATCTACTGAATGAAAAAATGGGAGCCAAAGCTCATAAAGTTGTCGCTAATCAAGATGAAATGCGAGAAGACTTGGATGCTATGCTCCTTAAGCAAGGCGAGCCATTCGGTGGCACAAGTATTTATGCTCAATATCGTGTTTTTAAGCTTGCTAAAGAATCAGGCGTAACGGTGACCCTGGATGGCCAGGGGGCCGATGAACTGTTGGCAGGCTACTCTGGTTATCCAGGTCATCGTTTGTTAAGTATTATTGAGAATCAAGGATGGTTAGCTGCGCATCGTTATGCTAGGCGTTGGTCACAATCACCAGGTCGAAGTTATGCTTTGGCTTGGCAGTATTTGGGTCGTATCAAGCTGCCTGATACACTTTATGAGCTTGCACGTAGAAAAATGGGGCGTGATTTTCAACCAGCATGGTTGAATATTGACTACCTAAGCCAAAGGGGGGTTGAGTTCAAGGAAAAACGCGCCCCATTAAAACAAGAAAACAAAGGATTAAGAGTTAAAGAGGCTTTAGTCAATTCACTTACAGGTCGTGGGTTATCTTCCTTGTTACGGCATGGAGATCGTAACTCAATGGCCTTTTCAATAGAAAGCCGTGTGCCTTTCCTTACATTGCCATTGGCTGAGTTTTTATTGTCTTTGCCTGAAAATTACCTGATTTCAGATGGTGGTGTGACTAAGCATGTTTTTCGTGAAGCTATGCGCGGTATTATGCCTGATAGTCACTTGGATAGAAAAGACAAGATTGGATTTACTACACCTGAGTCAACTTGGTTGTTGAGTATGGTTGATGTGATTAAAGACTGGATTTCCGATGCGCCAGAATTGCCTTTTTTAGATAAGTCAAAACTTTTAAAAGAGTTTCAGAAAGTTGTTGATGGTAATAAATCATTTGATGGTCGAGTATGGCGTTGGGTTAACTATCTGCGCTGGTGTACATTGATGGATATTTCATGA